In Phocoena sinus isolate mPhoSin1 chromosome X, mPhoSin1.pri, whole genome shotgun sequence, a genomic segment contains:
- the UBA1 gene encoding ubiquitin-like modifier-activating enzyme 1 isoform X2 gives MSSSPLSKKRCVSGPDPKPGSNCSPAHSVLSKVPSVPTNGMAKNGSEADIDEGLYSRQLYVLGHEAMKRLQTSSVLVSGLRGLGVEIAKNIILGGVKAVTLHDQGTAQWADLSSQFYLREEDIGKNRAEVSQPHLAELNSYVPVSAYTGPLVEDFLSGFQVVVLTNTPLEDQLRVGEFCHSFGIKLVVADTRGLFGQLFCDFGEKMILTDSNGEQPLSAMVSMVTKDNPGVVTCLDEARHGFESGDFVSFSEVQGMVELNGSQPMEIKVLGPYTFSICDTSNFSDYIRGGIVSQVKVPKKISFKSLLASLAEPDFVMTDFAKFSHPAQLHIGFQALHHFCAQHGRPPRPRNEEDATELVTLAQAVNARALPAVQQDSLDEDLIRKLAYVAAGDLAPINAFIGGLAAQEVMKACSGKFMPIMQWLYFDALECLPEDKEALTEDKCLPRQNRYDGQVAVFGSHLQEKLGKQKYFLVGAGAIGCELLKNFAMIGLGCGEGGEIVITDMDTIEKSNLNRQFLFRPWDVTKLKSDTAAAAVRQMNPHIRVTSHQNRVGPDTERIYDDDFFQNLDGVANALDNVDARMYMDRRCVYYRKPLLESGTLGTKGNVQVVIPFLTESYSSSQDPPEKSIPICTLKNFPNAIEHTLQWARDEFEGLFKQPAENVNQYLTDPKFVERTLRLAGTQPLEVLEAVQRSLVLQRPCTWADCVAWACHHWHTQYSNNIRQLLHNFPPDQLTSSGAPFWSGPKRCPHPLTFDVNNPLHLDYVMAAANLFAQTYGLTGSQDRDAVAALLQFVQVPEFTPKSGVKIHVSDQELQSANASVDDSRLEELKAILPSPEKLPGFKMYPIDFEKDDDSNFHMDFIVAASNLRAENYDIPPADRHKSKLIAGKIIPAIATTTAAVVGLVCLELYKVVQGHRQLDSYKNGFLNLALPFFGFSEPLAAPRHQYYNQEWTLWDRFEVQGLQSNGEEMTLKQFLDYFKTEHKLEITMLSQGVSMLYSFFMPAAKLKERLDQPMTEIVSRVSKRKLGRHVRALVLELCCNDESGEDVEVPYVRYTIR, from the exons TTACTCCCGGCAGCT GTATGTGTTAGGCCATGAGGCAATGAAGCGGCTCCAGACGTCCAGCGTACTGGTATCAGGCCTGCGGGGCCTGGGCGTGGAGATTGCCAAGAACATCATCCTTGGTGGGGTCAAGGCTGTCACCCTGCATGACCAAGGCACTGCCCAGTGGGCCGACCTCTCCTCGCAG TTCTACCTGCGGGAGGAGGACATTGGGAAAAACCGGGCTGAGGTTTCCCAGCCCCACCTGGCTGAGCTCAACAGCTACGTGCCTGTCAGCGCCTATACTGGACCCCTCGTAGAGGACTTCCTCAGTGGCTTCCAG GTGGTGGTCCTCACCAACACCCCCCTGGAGGACCAGCTGCGGGTGGGTGAGTTCTGTCACAGCTTTGGCATCAAGCTGGTGGTGGCAGACACACGGGGCCTGTTTGG GCAGCTCTTCTGTGACTTTGGAGAGAAAATGATCCTCACAGATTCCAATGGGGAGCAGCCGCTCAGTGCTATGGTTTCTATGGTCACCAAG GACAACCCCGGTGTGGTTACCTGTCTGGATGAGGCCCGGCATGGCTTTGAGAGTGGCGACTTTGTCTCCTTTTCGGAAGTACAGGGCATGGTTGAACTCAATGGAAGTCAGCCCATGGAAATCAAAGTCCTGG GTCCTTACACCTTTAGCATCTGTGACACCTCCAACTTCTCTGATTATATCCGTGGAGGCATCGTCAGCCAGGTCAAAGTACCCAAGAAGATCAGCTTT AAATCCTTGCTGGCCTCCCTGGCAGAGCCTGACTTTGTGATGACGGACTTCGCCAAGTTTTCCCACCCCGCCCAGCTGCACATTGGGTTCCAGGCCCTGCACCATTTCTGTGCTCAGCATGGCCGGCCCCCTCGGCCCCGCAATGAG GAGGATGCCACAGAGCTGGTGACCTTGGCCCAGGCTGTGAATGCTCGAGCCCTGCCAGCGGTGCAGCAGGACAGCCTGGATGAGGACCTCATCCGAAAGCTGGCATATGTGGCTGCTGGGGATCTGGCACCGATAAATGCCTTCATCGGGGGTCTAGCTGCCCAGGAGGTCATGAAG GCTTGCTCCGGGAAGTTTATGCCCATCATGCAGTGGCTGTACTTTGATGCACTGGAGTGTCTCCCCGAGGACAAAGAGGCCCTCACGGAGGACAAGTGCCTCCCG CGCCAGAACCGTTATGATGGGCAGGTAGCTGTATTTGGCTCACACCTGCAAGAGAAGTTGGGCAAGCAGAAGTACTTCCTG GTGGGCGCAGGGGCCATTGGCTGTGAACTGCTCAAGAACTTTGCCATGATTGggctgggctgtggggagggcGGAGAAATTGTCATCACAGACATGGACACCATTGAGAAGTCAAATCTGAACAGACAGTTTCTGTTCCGGCCCTGGGACGTCACG AAGTTAAAGTCTGACACAGCTGCTGCAGCTGTGCGCCAGATGAATCCGCACATCCGAGTGACAAGCCACCAGAACCGTGTAGGCCCTGACACCGAGCGCATCTATGATGACGATTTCTTCCAAAACCTGGATGGTGTGGCCAACGCCCTGGATAATGTGGATGCCC gcatGTACATGGACCGCCGCTGCGTGTACTACCGTAAGCCACTGCTGGAGTCAGGCACACTGGGCACCAAGGGCAATGTGCAGGTGGTGATCCCCTTCCTGACAGAATCATACAGCTCCAGCCAGGACCCGCCTGAAAAGTCCATCCCCATCTGCACACTGAAGAACTTCCCCAATGCCATCGAGCACACCCTGCAG TGGGCTAGAGATGAGTTTGAAGGCCTCTTCAAGCAGCCGGCAGAAAACGTCAACCAGTACCTCAC AGACCCCAAGTTTGTGGAGCGGACCCTGCGGCTGGCGGGCACCCAACCCCTGGAGGTGCTGGAGGCCGTGCAGCGCAGCCTGGTGCTGCAGCGGCCATGTACCTGGGCCGACTGTGTGGCCTGGGCCTGCCACCACTGGCACACCCAGTACTCTAACAACATCCGGCAGCTGCTGCACAACTTCCCTCCCGACCAG CTCACAAGCTCGGGAGCTCCATTCTGGTCTGGGCCCAAACGCTGTCCACACCCGCTCACCTTTGATGTCAACAAT CCTCTGCATCTGGACTACGTGATGGCTGCTGCCAACCTGTTTGCCCAGACCTATGGGCTGACAGGCTCTCAGGACCGAGATGCTGTGGCAGCGCTCCTACAGTTTGTGCAGGTCCCCGAGTTTACCCCCAAGTCCGGCGTCAAGATCCATGTCTCTGACCAGGAGCTACAGAGCGCCAATGCCTCTGTTG ATGACAGTCGTCTGGAGGAGCTCAAGGCCATACTGCCCAGTCCAGAAAAGCTCCCTGGGTTCAAGATGTACCCCATTGACTTCGAGAAG GATGATGACAGCAACTTCCATATGGATTTCATTGTGGCTGCATCCAACCTCCGGGCAGAGAACTATGACATTCCCCCTGCAGACCGGCACAAG AGCAAGCTGATTGCAGGAAAGATCATCCCGGCCATTGCCACGACCACAGCAGCCGTGGTTGGCCTTGTGTGTCTAGAGCTGTACAAGGTGGTGCAGGGGCACCGACAGCTTGACTCCTATAAGAATGGTTTCCTCAATTTGGCCCTGCCTTTCTTTGGCTTCTCCGAACCCCTTGCAGCACCCCGTCATCAG TACTATAACCAAGAGTGGACATTGTGGGATCGCTTTGAGGTACAGGGGCTGCAGTCTAATGGTGAGGAGATGACCCTCAAACAGTTCCTTGACTACTTCAAG aCAGAGCATAAGCTGGAGATCACCATGCTGTCCCAGGGTGTGTCTATGCTCTACTCCTTCTTCATGCCGGCCGCCAAGCTCAAGGAACGGTTGGATCAGCC gatGACAGAGATCGTAAGCCGTGTGTCGAAGCGAAAGCTGGGCCGCCATGTGCGGGCCCTGGTGCTTGAGCTGTGCTGCAACGACGAGAGTGGCGAGGACGTTGAGGTCCCATATGTACGATACACCATCCGCTGA
- the UBA1 gene encoding ubiquitin-like modifier-activating enzyme 1 isoform X3: MSSSPLSKKRCVSGPDPKPGSNCSPAHSVLSKVPSVPTNGMAKNGSEADIDEGLYSRQLYVLGHEAMKRLQTSSVLVSGLRGLGVEIAKNIILGGVKAVTLHDQGTAQWADLSSQFYLREEDIGKNRAEVSQPHLAELNSYVPVSAYTGPLVEDFLSGFQVVVLTNTPLEDQLRVGEFCHSFGIKLVVADTRGLFGQLFCDFGEKMILTDSNGEQPLSAMVSMVTKDNPGVVTCLDEARHGFESGDFVSFSEVQGMVELNGSQPMEIKVLGPYTFSICDTSNFSDYIRGGIVSQVKVPKKISFKSLLASLAEPDFVMTDFAKFSHPAQLHIGFQALHHFCAQHGRPPRPRNEEDATELVTLAQAVNARALPAVQQDSLDEDLIRKLAYVAAGDLAPINAFIGGLAAQEVMKACSGKFMPIMQWLYFDALECLPEDKEALTEDKCLPRQNRYDGQVAVFGSHLQEKLGKQKYFLVGAGAIGCELLKNFAMIGLGCGEGGEIVITDMDTIEKSNLNRQFLFRPWDVTKLKSDTAAAAVRQMNPHIRVTSHQNRVGPDTERIYDDDFFQNLDGVANALDNVDARMYMDRRCVYYRKPLLESGTLGTKGNVQVVIPFLTESYSSSQDPPEKSIPICTLKNFPNAIEHTLQWARDEFEGLFKQPAENVNQYLTDPKFVERTLRLAGTQPLEVLEAVQRSLVLQRPCTWADCVAWACHHWHTQYSNNIRQLLHNFPPDQLTSSGAPFWSGPKRCPHPLTFDVNNPLHLDYVMAAANLFAQTYGLTGSQDRDAVAALLQFVQVPEFTPKSGVKIHVSDQELQSANASVDDSRLEELKAILPSPEKLPGFKMYPIDFEKDDDSNFHMDFIVAASNLRAENYDIPPADRHKSKLIAGKIIPAIATTTAAVVGLVCLELYKVVQGHRQLDSYKNGFLNLALPFFGFSEPLAAPRHQTEHKLEITMLSQGVSMLYSFFMPAAKLKERLDQPMTEIVSRVSKRKLGRHVRALVLELCCNDESGEDVEVPYVRYTIR, translated from the exons TTACTCCCGGCAGCT GTATGTGTTAGGCCATGAGGCAATGAAGCGGCTCCAGACGTCCAGCGTACTGGTATCAGGCCTGCGGGGCCTGGGCGTGGAGATTGCCAAGAACATCATCCTTGGTGGGGTCAAGGCTGTCACCCTGCATGACCAAGGCACTGCCCAGTGGGCCGACCTCTCCTCGCAG TTCTACCTGCGGGAGGAGGACATTGGGAAAAACCGGGCTGAGGTTTCCCAGCCCCACCTGGCTGAGCTCAACAGCTACGTGCCTGTCAGCGCCTATACTGGACCCCTCGTAGAGGACTTCCTCAGTGGCTTCCAG GTGGTGGTCCTCACCAACACCCCCCTGGAGGACCAGCTGCGGGTGGGTGAGTTCTGTCACAGCTTTGGCATCAAGCTGGTGGTGGCAGACACACGGGGCCTGTTTGG GCAGCTCTTCTGTGACTTTGGAGAGAAAATGATCCTCACAGATTCCAATGGGGAGCAGCCGCTCAGTGCTATGGTTTCTATGGTCACCAAG GACAACCCCGGTGTGGTTACCTGTCTGGATGAGGCCCGGCATGGCTTTGAGAGTGGCGACTTTGTCTCCTTTTCGGAAGTACAGGGCATGGTTGAACTCAATGGAAGTCAGCCCATGGAAATCAAAGTCCTGG GTCCTTACACCTTTAGCATCTGTGACACCTCCAACTTCTCTGATTATATCCGTGGAGGCATCGTCAGCCAGGTCAAAGTACCCAAGAAGATCAGCTTT AAATCCTTGCTGGCCTCCCTGGCAGAGCCTGACTTTGTGATGACGGACTTCGCCAAGTTTTCCCACCCCGCCCAGCTGCACATTGGGTTCCAGGCCCTGCACCATTTCTGTGCTCAGCATGGCCGGCCCCCTCGGCCCCGCAATGAG GAGGATGCCACAGAGCTGGTGACCTTGGCCCAGGCTGTGAATGCTCGAGCCCTGCCAGCGGTGCAGCAGGACAGCCTGGATGAGGACCTCATCCGAAAGCTGGCATATGTGGCTGCTGGGGATCTGGCACCGATAAATGCCTTCATCGGGGGTCTAGCTGCCCAGGAGGTCATGAAG GCTTGCTCCGGGAAGTTTATGCCCATCATGCAGTGGCTGTACTTTGATGCACTGGAGTGTCTCCCCGAGGACAAAGAGGCCCTCACGGAGGACAAGTGCCTCCCG CGCCAGAACCGTTATGATGGGCAGGTAGCTGTATTTGGCTCACACCTGCAAGAGAAGTTGGGCAAGCAGAAGTACTTCCTG GTGGGCGCAGGGGCCATTGGCTGTGAACTGCTCAAGAACTTTGCCATGATTGggctgggctgtggggagggcGGAGAAATTGTCATCACAGACATGGACACCATTGAGAAGTCAAATCTGAACAGACAGTTTCTGTTCCGGCCCTGGGACGTCACG AAGTTAAAGTCTGACACAGCTGCTGCAGCTGTGCGCCAGATGAATCCGCACATCCGAGTGACAAGCCACCAGAACCGTGTAGGCCCTGACACCGAGCGCATCTATGATGACGATTTCTTCCAAAACCTGGATGGTGTGGCCAACGCCCTGGATAATGTGGATGCCC gcatGTACATGGACCGCCGCTGCGTGTACTACCGTAAGCCACTGCTGGAGTCAGGCACACTGGGCACCAAGGGCAATGTGCAGGTGGTGATCCCCTTCCTGACAGAATCATACAGCTCCAGCCAGGACCCGCCTGAAAAGTCCATCCCCATCTGCACACTGAAGAACTTCCCCAATGCCATCGAGCACACCCTGCAG TGGGCTAGAGATGAGTTTGAAGGCCTCTTCAAGCAGCCGGCAGAAAACGTCAACCAGTACCTCAC AGACCCCAAGTTTGTGGAGCGGACCCTGCGGCTGGCGGGCACCCAACCCCTGGAGGTGCTGGAGGCCGTGCAGCGCAGCCTGGTGCTGCAGCGGCCATGTACCTGGGCCGACTGTGTGGCCTGGGCCTGCCACCACTGGCACACCCAGTACTCTAACAACATCCGGCAGCTGCTGCACAACTTCCCTCCCGACCAG CTCACAAGCTCGGGAGCTCCATTCTGGTCTGGGCCCAAACGCTGTCCACACCCGCTCACCTTTGATGTCAACAAT CCTCTGCATCTGGACTACGTGATGGCTGCTGCCAACCTGTTTGCCCAGACCTATGGGCTGACAGGCTCTCAGGACCGAGATGCTGTGGCAGCGCTCCTACAGTTTGTGCAGGTCCCCGAGTTTACCCCCAAGTCCGGCGTCAAGATCCATGTCTCTGACCAGGAGCTACAGAGCGCCAATGCCTCTGTTG ATGACAGTCGTCTGGAGGAGCTCAAGGCCATACTGCCCAGTCCAGAAAAGCTCCCTGGGTTCAAGATGTACCCCATTGACTTCGAGAAG GATGATGACAGCAACTTCCATATGGATTTCATTGTGGCTGCATCCAACCTCCGGGCAGAGAACTATGACATTCCCCCTGCAGACCGGCACAAG AGCAAGCTGATTGCAGGAAAGATCATCCCGGCCATTGCCACGACCACAGCAGCCGTGGTTGGCCTTGTGTGTCTAGAGCTGTACAAGGTGGTGCAGGGGCACCGACAGCTTGACTCCTATAAGAATGGTTTCCTCAATTTGGCCCTGCCTTTCTTTGGCTTCTCCGAACCCCTTGCAGCACCCCGTCATCAG aCAGAGCATAAGCTGGAGATCACCATGCTGTCCCAGGGTGTGTCTATGCTCTACTCCTTCTTCATGCCGGCCGCCAAGCTCAAGGAACGGTTGGATCAGCC gatGACAGAGATCGTAAGCCGTGTGTCGAAGCGAAAGCTGGGCCGCCATGTGCGGGCCCTGGTGCTTGAGCTGTGCTGCAACGACGAGAGTGGCGAGGACGTTGAGGTCCCATATGTACGATACACCATCCGCTGA
- the CDK16 gene encoding cyclin-dependent kinase 16 isoform X2 has product MDRMKKIKRQLSMTLRGGRGVDKTNGAPEQIGLDESGGGGGSDLGEGPTRVAPGEPRSGRGPLSSAPEIVHEDLKMGSDGESDQASATSSDEVQSPVRVRMRNHPPRKISTEDINKRLSLPADIRLPEGYLEKLTLNSPIFDKPLSRRLRRVSLSEIGFGKLETYIKLDKLGEGTYATVYKGKSKLTDNLVALKEIRLEHEEGAPCTAIREVSLLKDLKHANIVTLHDIIHTEKSLTLVFEYLDKDLKQYLDDCGNVINMHNVKLFLFQLLRGLAYCHRQKVLHRDLKPQNLLINERGELKLADFGLARAKSIPTKTYSNEVVTLWYRPPDILLGSTDYSTQIDMWGVGCIFYEMATGRPLFPGSTVEEQLHFIFRILGTPTEETWPGILSNEEFKTYNYPKYRAEALLSHAPRLDSDGADLLTKLLQFEGRNRISAEDAMKHPFFLSLGERIHKLPDTTSIFALKEIQLQKEASIRSSSMPDSGRPAFRVVDTEF; this is encoded by the exons ATGGATCGGATGAAGAAGATCAAACGGCAGCTGTCAATGACACTCCGAGGGGGCCGAGGTGTAGATAAGACCAATGGTGCCCCTGAACAGATAGGCCTGGATGAGAgtggcggtggcggcggcagTGACCTTGGAGAGGGCCCCACACGTGTTGCCCCTGGTGAACCTCGCTCTGGACGGGGCCCACTCAGCTCTGCACCAG AGATTGTACACGAGGACTTGAAGATGGGGTCTGACGGGGAAAGTGACCAGGCTTCAGCCACGTCCTCGGATGAGGTGCAGTCACCAGTGAGGGTGCGCATGCGCAACCATCCCCCACGCAAGATCTCCACTGAG GACATCAACAAGCGCCTATCACTACCAGCCGACATCCGGCTGCCCGAGGGCTACCTTGAGAAGCTGACCCTCAATAGCCCCATCTTCGACAAGCCCCTCAGCCGCCGCCTCCGCCGTGTCAGCCTG TCTGAGATTGGCTTTGGGAAACTGGAGACCTACATCAAGCTGGACAAGCTGGGAGAG GGTACCTATGCCACCGTCTACAAAGGCAAAAGCAAGCTCACAGACAACCTCGTGGCACTCAAGGAGATCAGACTGGAACACGAAGAGGGGGCACCCTGCACCGCCATCCGGGAAG TGTCCCTGCTCAAGGACCTCAAACACGCCAACATCGTCACGCTACACGACATTATTCACACGGAGAAGTCCCTCACCCTTGTCTTTGAGTACCTG GACAAGGACCTGAAGCAGTACCTGGATGACTGTGGGAACGTCATCAACATGCACAATGTGAAA CTGTTCCTGTtccagctgctccgtggcctgGCCTACTGCCACCGGCAGAAGGTGCTACACCGAGACCTCAAGCCCCAGAACCTGCTCATCAATGAGAGAGGAGAGCTCAAGCTGGCCGACTTTG GCCTGGCCCGGGCCAAGTCAATTCCAACGAAGACCTACTCCAATGAGGTGGTAACACTGTGGTACCGGCCCCCCGACATCCTGCTCGGGTCCACGGACTACTCCACTCAGATTGACATGTG GGGTGTGGGCTGCATCTTCTATGAGATGGCCACAGGCCGGCCCCTCTTCCCGGGCTCCACGGTGGAGGAACAGCTGCACTTCATCTTCCGCATCTTGG GAACCCCAACTGAGGAGACATGGCCGGGCATCCTGTCCAATGAAGAGTTCAAGACATACAACTACCCCAAGTACCGAGCCGAGGCCCTTTTGAGCCATGCACCCCG ACTTGACAGCGACGGGGCTGACCTCCTCACCAAGCTGCTGCAG tTTGAAGGTCGCAATCGGATCTCCGCAGAAGATGCCATGAAACATCCATTCTTCCTCAGTCTGGGGGAACGGATCCACAAGCTTCCTGACA CTACTTCCATATTTGCACTAAAGGAGATCCAGCTACAAAAGGAGGCCAGCATTCGGTCTTCGTCAATGCCTGACTCAG GCAGGCCAGCTTTCCGAGTGGTGGACACCGAGTTCTAA
- the CDK16 gene encoding cyclin-dependent kinase 16 isoform X1 — MDRMKKIKRQLSMTLRGGRGVDKTNGAPEQIGLDESGGGGGSDLGEGPTRVAPGEPRSGRGPLSSAPEIVHEDLKMGSDGESDQASATSSDEVQSPVRVRMRNHPPRKISTEDINKRLSLPADIRLPEGYLEKLTLNSPIFDKPLSRRLRRVSLSEIGFGKLETYIKLDKLGEGTYATVYKGKSKLTDNLVALKEIRLEHEEGAPCTAIREVSLLKDLKHANIVTLHDIIHTEKSLTLVFEYLDKDLKQYLDDCGNVINMHNVKLFLFQLLRGLAYCHRQKVLHRDLKPQNLLINERGELKLADFGLARAKSIPTKTYSNEVVTLWYRPPDILLGSTDYSTQIDMWGVGCIFYEMATGRPLFPGSTVEEQLHFIFRILGTPTEETWPGILSNEEFKTYNYPKYRAEALLSHAPRLDSDGADLLTKLLQFEGRNRISAEDAMKHPFFLSLGERIHKLPDTTSIFALKEIQLQKEASIRSSSMPDSVAGGQHGRASLPH, encoded by the exons ATGGATCGGATGAAGAAGATCAAACGGCAGCTGTCAATGACACTCCGAGGGGGCCGAGGTGTAGATAAGACCAATGGTGCCCCTGAACAGATAGGCCTGGATGAGAgtggcggtggcggcggcagTGACCTTGGAGAGGGCCCCACACGTGTTGCCCCTGGTGAACCTCGCTCTGGACGGGGCCCACTCAGCTCTGCACCAG AGATTGTACACGAGGACTTGAAGATGGGGTCTGACGGGGAAAGTGACCAGGCTTCAGCCACGTCCTCGGATGAGGTGCAGTCACCAGTGAGGGTGCGCATGCGCAACCATCCCCCACGCAAGATCTCCACTGAG GACATCAACAAGCGCCTATCACTACCAGCCGACATCCGGCTGCCCGAGGGCTACCTTGAGAAGCTGACCCTCAATAGCCCCATCTTCGACAAGCCCCTCAGCCGCCGCCTCCGCCGTGTCAGCCTG TCTGAGATTGGCTTTGGGAAACTGGAGACCTACATCAAGCTGGACAAGCTGGGAGAG GGTACCTATGCCACCGTCTACAAAGGCAAAAGCAAGCTCACAGACAACCTCGTGGCACTCAAGGAGATCAGACTGGAACACGAAGAGGGGGCACCCTGCACCGCCATCCGGGAAG TGTCCCTGCTCAAGGACCTCAAACACGCCAACATCGTCACGCTACACGACATTATTCACACGGAGAAGTCCCTCACCCTTGTCTTTGAGTACCTG GACAAGGACCTGAAGCAGTACCTGGATGACTGTGGGAACGTCATCAACATGCACAATGTGAAA CTGTTCCTGTtccagctgctccgtggcctgGCCTACTGCCACCGGCAGAAGGTGCTACACCGAGACCTCAAGCCCCAGAACCTGCTCATCAATGAGAGAGGAGAGCTCAAGCTGGCCGACTTTG GCCTGGCCCGGGCCAAGTCAATTCCAACGAAGACCTACTCCAATGAGGTGGTAACACTGTGGTACCGGCCCCCCGACATCCTGCTCGGGTCCACGGACTACTCCACTCAGATTGACATGTG GGGTGTGGGCTGCATCTTCTATGAGATGGCCACAGGCCGGCCCCTCTTCCCGGGCTCCACGGTGGAGGAACAGCTGCACTTCATCTTCCGCATCTTGG GAACCCCAACTGAGGAGACATGGCCGGGCATCCTGTCCAATGAAGAGTTCAAGACATACAACTACCCCAAGTACCGAGCCGAGGCCCTTTTGAGCCATGCACCCCG ACTTGACAGCGACGGGGCTGACCTCCTCACCAAGCTGCTGCAG tTTGAAGGTCGCAATCGGATCTCCGCAGAAGATGCCATGAAACATCCATTCTTCCTCAGTCTGGGGGAACGGATCCACAAGCTTCCTGACA CTACTTCCATATTTGCACTAAAGGAGATCCAGCTACAAAAGGAGGCCAGCATTCGGTCTTCGTCAATGCCTGACTCAG TTGCCGGCGGACAGCATGGCCGTGCCAGCCTCCCACACTGA